In Streptomyces sp. NBC_00878, a single window of DNA contains:
- a CDS encoding putative baseplate assembly protein, which yields MNDDDCTCGGACGHGASGGGLSGGGTCDCGGACGGHDERLAPAPLHNPPGRTALDYRVGAYGSFLAAQLDRLASPAYPALKGLTVRTPDDPAIGLLDATAVLGDLLTFHSERIADEAYLRTANEHRSLALLGRLVGHRPRPGVAASTHLAYSLERDPRAETLPVVIPRGAQSHSVPASADEESQTFETSRDLTARWDWNELKVRRRRPSLVTPADLARRSELFVEGTANSLQTGNQLLFVFGERAGAQRTLLPVASVRIDRDDEITAIALAQSAPPTFRELVDEVRRWTAEPEAPGEPGDEPPTPEVPNPRPVSRLIEDFDDQVLAPLRADLDTITTSESLAARLAEPVARLGEAQVLATPYEDVAAWFEQLEAVLAELAERALELAPSQPVPPTDEQGSAATNDPGPSMSDAQGSAAAAGQGPAVGAGQGRIANAATSATYATSETATPSRTAAPSRTAAPSRTAAPSPTAPPAPTPLARREAALQALGSVLPALRGKAPAPTVGTGPRRPGADTARLLSALNPGLTGLYPAWRTAAAPGTPQLLRELLAMRVTTAPFGAMAPLKPVQDDRGRVIRTADWPLTGAALVTMRVVFDTAGRIPVRAEFQYVEGASSDQRAENLPVAAPVTFHLGAGEVDLSTRAGQDRELSWLNRRPTDSQEPGVTAVLREGLPNRTLFVSRPDADGLVHVGVHNGTSEQVALRPGVPARFTHGEYEVSLTYTVGSAAPNVEVVIASKPEPTNRRVLQLDSVHDGITVGSWVAIQRPGKGVEGGIPGDKKLAFVTTKVVAARTAAYTNYGITGRGTELVLADPWLDEFDVLLSHIRDTTVHADGEPLRLADEPLGEDVHGNEIELAELYDGLRPGRTLIVGGERSDIPGAAAVQATEVVTIAAADPAVDPQLPGDHVHTRLTLTADLAYRYRRESVRILGNVVEATHGEGRDEPIGSGDSDRTNQTFALWQSPLTWLADDNPLGATPVLEVRVDGVLWHEVDSLAGRGPRERVYITGTTADGRTTVTFGDGVHGARLPSGHENIRARYRFGTGRAANVAAGRITQALTRPLGVTAVTNPRPATGGADADGPALTRRTVPLAVSALDRLVSEADYEDFSRSRAGIGRAAARELFDGRRRVLHVTVAGTDDVPIADDSDLLRALRGALTEYGDPNLPVRVDVRELVALLVAAKVKLAPDHTWEIVEPRLRQALLRRLGFEGRELGQPARLSEILATAHQVPGVDYVDVDVFTGVPASATPEELTKLLANPGLPKASVPARGATYDEKIHTVRKKEGETLSEVCARHGVPLAELLRLNPDITDTRRLAKGRSVFVFRGIRPARLALLSPKAADTLILTEVK from the coding sequence ATGAACGACGACGACTGCACCTGCGGCGGCGCGTGCGGCCATGGCGCGTCCGGTGGCGGCCTGTCCGGCGGCGGTACGTGCGATTGCGGCGGCGCGTGCGGCGGCCACGACGAGCGCCTCGCCCCCGCCCCGCTCCACAACCCTCCCGGCCGCACGGCCCTCGACTACCGCGTCGGCGCGTACGGCTCCTTCCTGGCGGCCCAGCTCGACCGGCTCGCCTCGCCCGCGTACCCGGCCCTGAAGGGGCTCACGGTCCGCACCCCCGACGACCCGGCCATCGGTCTCCTCGACGCCACCGCCGTCCTCGGTGACCTGCTCACCTTCCACTCCGAGCGGATCGCCGACGAGGCCTATCTGCGCACGGCCAATGAGCACCGCTCGCTGGCGCTGCTCGGCCGACTGGTCGGGCACCGGCCGCGGCCCGGCGTCGCCGCCTCGACCCACCTCGCGTACAGCCTCGAACGCGATCCGCGCGCCGAGACCCTGCCCGTGGTGATCCCGCGCGGCGCGCAGAGCCACAGCGTGCCCGCGTCCGCCGACGAGGAGTCGCAGACCTTCGAGACGAGCCGCGACCTCACGGCCCGCTGGGACTGGAACGAGCTGAAGGTCCGGCGCCGCCGCCCCTCCCTCGTCACCCCGGCCGACCTGGCGCGCCGCTCCGAGCTCTTCGTCGAGGGCACCGCCAACTCCCTCCAGACCGGCAACCAGTTGCTCTTCGTCTTCGGTGAACGGGCGGGCGCGCAACGCACGTTGCTGCCCGTGGCGAGCGTACGGATCGACCGCGACGACGAGATCACCGCGATCGCCCTGGCCCAGTCGGCCCCGCCCACCTTCAGGGAACTCGTCGACGAGGTACGACGGTGGACCGCCGAACCCGAGGCCCCCGGCGAGCCGGGCGACGAACCGCCCACCCCGGAGGTCCCCAACCCGCGCCCGGTCAGCCGCCTCATCGAGGACTTCGACGACCAGGTCCTCGCCCCACTGCGCGCAGACCTGGACACGATCACAACCTCGGAGAGCCTCGCGGCCCGACTCGCCGAGCCCGTCGCCCGCCTCGGCGAGGCACAGGTCCTCGCGACGCCGTACGAGGATGTCGCGGCGTGGTTCGAGCAGTTGGAGGCCGTCCTGGCCGAACTGGCCGAGCGGGCCCTGGAGTTGGCCCCCTCGCAGCCGGTGCCGCCGACGGACGAGCAGGGCTCGGCAGCGACGAACGACCCGGGCCCATCGATGTCGGACGCCCAGGGCTCAGCGGCAGCGGCCGGTCAGGGCCCGGCGGTAGGGGCTGGTCAGGGCCGGATCGCGAACGCCGCAACGAGCGCGACGTACGCAACAAGCGAGACCGCGACACCGAGCCGAACCGCGGCACCGAGCCGAACGGCGGCACCGAGCCGAACCGCCGCACCCAGCCCAACGGCTCCCCCTGCCCCCACCCCCCTCGCCCGGCGTGAAGCCGCGCTCCAAGCGCTCGGCTCCGTCCTGCCCGCCCTACGCGGCAAGGCACCGGCACCCACGGTGGGTACCGGGCCCCGCCGCCCCGGCGCCGACACGGCCCGGCTGCTCTCCGCCCTGAACCCCGGCCTGACCGGCCTCTACCCGGCCTGGCGGACGGCCGCCGCCCCCGGCACCCCGCAACTCCTGCGGGAACTCCTCGCGATGCGCGTGACCACCGCCCCCTTCGGGGCCATGGCCCCGCTCAAGCCGGTCCAGGACGACCGCGGCCGGGTCATCCGCACCGCGGACTGGCCCCTCACCGGCGCCGCCCTGGTCACCATGCGCGTCGTGTTCGACACGGCGGGCAGGATCCCGGTGCGGGCCGAGTTCCAGTACGTCGAGGGCGCCAGCTCCGACCAGCGCGCGGAGAACCTGCCGGTCGCGGCGCCGGTCACCTTCCACCTCGGCGCGGGCGAGGTGGACCTGTCCACCCGGGCGGGCCAGGACCGCGAGCTGAGCTGGCTCAACCGGCGCCCCACCGACTCCCAGGAACCCGGCGTCACCGCGGTCCTCCGCGAGGGCCTGCCCAACCGCACCCTCTTCGTGTCGCGCCCGGACGCGGACGGTCTGGTCCACGTGGGCGTGCACAACGGCACGTCCGAGCAGGTCGCCCTCCGGCCCGGCGTCCCGGCGCGGTTCACGCACGGCGAGTACGAGGTGAGCCTCACGTACACCGTGGGCAGTGCCGCGCCGAACGTGGAGGTGGTCATCGCCTCGAAGCCGGAGCCCACCAACCGCCGGGTCCTGCAACTGGACAGTGTGCACGACGGCATCACGGTCGGCAGCTGGGTCGCGATCCAGCGGCCCGGCAAGGGAGTTGAGGGCGGCATCCCGGGCGACAAGAAGCTCGCGTTCGTCACCACGAAGGTCGTGGCCGCGCGCACCGCCGCCTACACCAACTACGGCATCACCGGACGCGGCACCGAACTCGTCCTGGCCGACCCGTGGCTGGACGAGTTCGACGTCCTGCTCTCGCACATCCGCGACACCACCGTCCACGCGGACGGCGAACCGCTGCGCCTGGCCGACGAGCCGCTGGGCGAGGACGTGCACGGCAACGAGATCGAACTCGCCGAGCTGTACGACGGGTTGCGGCCGGGCCGCACACTGATCGTCGGCGGTGAGCGCAGCGACATCCCCGGCGCGGCAGCAGTGCAGGCCACGGAGGTCGTCACCATCGCGGCCGCCGACCCCGCGGTCGATCCCCAACTGCCCGGCGACCACGTCCACACGAGGCTGACGCTCACCGCGGACCTCGCGTACCGCTACCGCCGCGAGAGCGTGCGGATCCTCGGCAACGTGGTCGAGGCGACCCATGGCGAGGGCCGGGACGAGCCGATCGGCAGCGGCGACTCGGACCGTACGAACCAGACGTTCGCGCTCTGGCAGTCCCCGCTCACCTGGCTCGCCGACGACAACCCCCTCGGCGCCACCCCGGTCCTGGAGGTCAGGGTCGACGGGGTGCTCTGGCACGAGGTCGACAGCCTCGCCGGGCGCGGCCCGCGCGAGCGCGTCTACATAACAGGGACCACCGCCGACGGCCGCACCACCGTGACCTTTGGCGACGGCGTCCACGGCGCCCGCCTGCCCAGCGGCCACGAGAACATCCGCGCCCGCTACCGCTTCGGCACCGGCAGGGCCGCCAACGTCGCCGCGGGCCGCATCACCCAGGCCCTCACCCGCCCCCTCGGCGTCACCGCGGTCACCAACCCACGCCCCGCCACCGGCGGCGCCGACGCCGACGGACCCGCACTGACGAGGCGTACGGTCCCGCTGGCCGTCTCGGCCCTGGACCGCCTGGTGTCGGAGGCCGACTACGAGGACTTCTCACGCTCCCGGGCCGGCATCGGCCGCGCCGCCGCGCGCGAACTCTTCGACGGACGGCGGCGCGTGCTCCATGTGACGGTCGCGGGCACGGACGACGTGCCGATCGCCGACGACTCGGATCTCCTGCGCGCCCTGCGCGGCGCGCTCACCGAGTACGGCGACCCGAACCTCCCGGTCCGCGTGGACGTCCGTGAACTCGTCGCGCTCCTCGTCGCCGCGAAGGTGAAACTGGCGCCCGACCACACCTGGGAGATCGTCGAACCCCGCCTGCGCCAGGCCCTGCTGCGCCGACTCGGCTTCGAGGGACGGGAGTTGGGGCAGCCCGCCCGCCTCTCCGAGATCCTGGCCACGGCCCACCAGGTGCCGGGCGTCGACTACGTGGACGTCGACGTCTTCACCGGCGTCCCCGCCTCCGCGACCCCCGAGGAACTCACGAAGCTCCTCGCGAATCCAGGCCTGCCGAAGGCATCGGTCCCGGCGCGCGGGGCGACGTACGACGAGAAGATCCACACGGTCCGCAAGAAGGAGGGCGAGACGCTCTCGGAGGTCTGCGCCCGGCACGGCGTCCCGCTCGCCGAACTCCTGCGCCTGAACCCCGACATCACCGACACCCGCCGCCTGGCGAAGGGCCGTTCGGTGTTCGTCTTCCGCGGCATCCGCCCGGCGCGGCTCGCCCTGCTGTCGCCGAAGGCCGCGGACACCCTGATTCTGACGGAGGTCAAGTGA